Proteins from a genomic interval of Bos mutus isolate GX-2022 chromosome 15, NWIPB_WYAK_1.1, whole genome shotgun sequence:
- the LOC102282925 gene encoding olfactory receptor 4C13: MENKNNVIEFILLGLTENQKRKKKTQKIIFIGFLVIYIVSVVGNVLIVVIITASPLLESPMHYFLAYLSFIDACHSSVNTPKLIVDLLHEKKTILFNECMTQIFGEHFFGDAGVILFTVMTYDHYIAICKPLHYTSIMTRRVCHLFSGVSWVAGFLHVFIQIIYILRLPFCGPNIIDHLMCDLNPLLNLACINTPGLFVAVNSGFLCLLNFLLLIGSYVVILHSLRSQSLEARQKALCICVSHTTVVVLFFVPCIFVYLRPATTLPIDKAVSVFYTMITPMLNLLIYTLRNTQMKNTIRKLYSRKAISDES, translated from the exons ATGGAGAATAAGAATAATGTTATTGAATTTATTCTACTGGGGCTCACAgagaatcaaaaaagaaaaaaaaaaacccagaaaatcaTATTTATTGGGTTTTTAGTCATCTACATTGTGTCTGTGGTAGGAAATGTGCTCATTGTGGTCATCATCACTGCCAGCCCATTATTGGAGTCCCCTATGCACTATTTCCTGGCCTATCTCTCCTTTATTGATGCTTGCC ATTCCTCTGTCAATACCCCTAAACTGATAGTAGATTTACTCCATGAAAAGAAGACCATTCTATTTAATGAGTGCATGACCCAAATCTTTGGGGAACATTTCTTTGGAGATGCTGGAGTCATCCTATTTACTGTGATGACCTATGACCACTATATAGCCATCTGCAAGCCCTTGCACTATACAAGCATCATGACTCGTCGAGTATGTCACCTGTTTTCGGGAGTGTCATGGGTAGCAGGCTTTCTTCATGTATTCATACAGATCATCTACATCCTCAGATTACCTTTTTGTGGCCCTAATATCATAGATCACCTTATGTGTGACTTGAATCCTTTGCTCAATCTTGCCTGTATTAATACTCCAGGGCTCTTTGTTGCTGTCAACAGTGGTTTCCTCTGTCTGTTAAATTTCCTTCTCTTGATTGGCTCCTATGTGGTCATTCTGCACTCCTTAAGGTCCCAGAGCTTGGAGGCAAGGCAAAAAGCTCTCTGCATTTGTGTCTCCCATACAACAGTTGTGGTCCTATTTTTTGTGCCCTGCATATTTGTATACTTGAGACCAGCAACTACTTTACCTATTGATAAAGCAGTGTCTGTATTCTACACTATGATAACTCCCATGTTAAATCTTTTAATCTATACTTTGAGAAATACTCAGATGAAAAATACTATTAGGAAACTGTATAGTAGGAAAGCTATTTCAGATGAATCATAA